One region of Vescimonas fastidiosa genomic DNA includes:
- a CDS encoding DMT family transporter translates to MKHNQVRQVVFPVITAMIWGTSFVAQSTSTEHVGAYTFNAARSFVGFLALLVVIQIFDAVNRRKQASASPSQEQSAPAESRKTLVIGGICCGFALALACNLQQLGMVAGAGAGKTSFITTLYVVLVPICGLFLKKKVSPAVWLSVLLGVAGLYCLCIKDGFTIAPSDLLVLLCAFGYTLHILVIDHFTQKVDGIKMSCIQFLTCAVISAVLMLIFEHPTWADITPCIGSILYVGVFSSGVAYTLQILAQKDSNPTIVALLLSLESVFGAVSGAIFLHETMTAKELIGCVLMLIAVVLAQIPFPLKKKAKIA, encoded by the coding sequence ATGAAACACAACCAAGTTCGCCAGGTAGTGTTCCCCGTCATCACCGCTATGATCTGGGGTACCTCCTTCGTGGCCCAGAGCACCAGCACCGAGCATGTGGGGGCCTACACCTTCAATGCCGCCCGTTCCTTTGTGGGTTTTTTGGCCCTGCTGGTGGTCATTCAGATCTTTGACGCGGTAAACCGCCGCAAGCAGGCCTCCGCTTCTCCGTCCCAAGAGCAGTCCGCCCCTGCCGAAAGCCGCAAGACCCTGGTCATCGGCGGTATCTGCTGTGGCTTCGCTCTGGCCCTGGCCTGCAATTTGCAGCAGTTGGGCATGGTGGCCGGTGCCGGCGCCGGAAAGACCAGCTTTATCACCACCCTCTATGTGGTGCTGGTTCCCATCTGCGGGCTGTTTCTCAAGAAAAAAGTCTCTCCCGCTGTGTGGCTCAGTGTTCTGCTGGGCGTAGCGGGCCTGTACTGCCTGTGCATCAAGGACGGCTTCACCATCGCTCCCAGCGACCTTTTGGTGCTGCTATGTGCCTTTGGCTACACTCTGCACATTCTGGTTATTGACCACTTCACCCAAAAGGTGGACGGCATTAAAATGAGCTGCATTCAGTTCCTGACCTGTGCGGTGATCTCCGCTGTTTTGATGCTCATTTTTGAGCATCCCACCTGGGCGGACATCACCCCCTGCATAGGTTCCATCCTGTATGTAGGCGTTTTCTCCAGCGGTGTGGCCTACACCCTGCAAATCCTGGCTCAAAAGGACTCCAACCCCACCATTGTGGCCCTCCTCCTGAGCCTGGAGAGCGTATTTGGAGCCGTGTCCGGCGCCATCTTCCTGCACGAAACAATGACCGCTAAGGAGCTGATCGGCTGCGTACTGATGCTGATTGCCGTGGTGCTGGCTCAGATCCCGTTCCCTCTCAAGAAAAAAGCAAAAATCGCCTAA
- a CDS encoding heavy-metal-associated domain-containing protein: MTETILKIDGMMCGMCENHVCDTIRNQFTVKKVSASHTKGIATIISPEPLDEEALRKAIAETGYELKNVESKPYEKRGLFHR, translated from the coding sequence ATGACAGAAACCATTTTGAAAATTGATGGTATGATGTGTGGCATGTGCGAAAACCATGTGTGTGATACGATCCGTAATCAGTTCACCGTAAAGAAGGTCAGCGCCTCCCACACCAAGGGCATCGCCACCATTATTTCCCCGGAGCCCCTGGATGAGGAAGCCCTCCGCAAGGCTATCGCCGAAACCGGGTACGAGCTGAAAAATGTGGAGTCCAAGCCCTACGAAAAGCGGGGCCTCTTCCACCGCTGA
- a CDS encoding M15 family metallopeptidase, which produces MKMQKSPWYKNPYWLGGIALGVVVIALVLFLALRGGEDKKPDISDQPNIEEPTPAPTPEPEPTPEPEPEPDPEPAPTQGSYTEGEQTDGVWNLVLVNPWNPLPEGFSVDIEPLDNTRGVDKRCYPQLQKMMDDCRAQGYSPYICSSYRTWDMQQENFDRQISAFKNQGYGDEEARRLAAKEVAVPGTSEHQLGLAVDIIDTNNWNLDESQESMPTQQWLMANSWRYGFILRYPNGTTDITGIIYEPWHYRYVGCQVAKEIYERGITLEEYLGRTAH; this is translated from the coding sequence ATGAAAATGCAAAAATCACCTTGGTACAAAAATCCCTATTGGCTGGGCGGCATCGCCCTGGGTGTAGTTGTTATCGCCCTGGTGCTGTTTTTAGCACTGCGCGGCGGCGAGGACAAGAAACCCGATATCTCTGATCAGCCCAACATTGAGGAGCCTACCCCCGCCCCTACCCCGGAGCCGGAGCCTACCCCCGAGCCGGAACCGGAGCCTGACCCGGAGCCTGCGCCCACCCAGGGCAGCTATACCGAGGGCGAACAGACTGACGGCGTATGGAACCTGGTGCTGGTGAATCCCTGGAATCCCCTGCCCGAAGGATTTTCCGTGGATATTGAGCCGCTGGATAATACACGGGGCGTAGACAAGCGCTGCTATCCGCAGCTGCAAAAAATGATGGATGACTGCCGCGCCCAGGGCTATTCCCCCTACATTTGCTCGTCTTACCGTACCTGGGATATGCAACAGGAAAATTTCGACAGGCAGATCAGCGCTTTCAAAAATCAGGGCTATGGCGACGAGGAGGCCCGGCGGCTGGCTGCCAAAGAGGTGGCTGTTCCCGGCACCAGTGAGCATCAGCTGGGCCTGGCGGTGGACATCATCGACACCAACAATTGGAACCTGGACGAGTCCCAGGAGAGTATGCCCACCCAACAGTGGCTCATGGCCAATAGCTGGCGCTACGGCTTTATTCTCCGCTATCCCAACGGCACCACCGACATTACCGGCATCATCTATGAGCCCTGGCACTACCGCTATGTAGGCTGCCAGGTGGCTAAGGAGATCTATGAGCGGGGCATTACCCTGGAGGAGTACCTGGGCCGCACCGCCCATTAA